In a genomic window of Gigantopelta aegis isolate Gae_Host chromosome 9, Gae_host_genome, whole genome shotgun sequence:
- the LOC121381742 gene encoding KRAB-A domain-containing protein 2-like, with the protein MDLEETFRHSLYTSYGENKCILLPKDEYIKTVGELLIRKKPNQEHPLYFATIEETFDIIKRAHIATGQGGRDKMIKEINKKYANITQDAITLFKSKCIECQRKRKRTTTKGIVVKPILSKDFSSRAQVDLIDMQSMCHGQHKWIMVYQDHLTKFCILRPLTSKRASEVAYQLLDIYLLLGAPSILQSDNGSEFTAQVITELKQMWPDLVIVHGKPRHPQSQGSVERANCDIKDMLIAWMSDNDTRDWTVVQFQKNSSHHTGIKRSPFAALFGADAKVGLTSSSLPQDVTARLQTEDDLLSAVSHPNPVEQSSEEAEPVPVSPISVRQEEISLQRESARDAQFQQAERMVKRSRIVFSSVQIGSNVTVPIPSVDRGRADPRNIIGVVTECSDNKLYTIAVKGGILDRNYSRNQFDVCATTLYSPDDVCTDKDISLRQAVQLDSKCGGQGFTRCNCAGSKRCQTNRCKCFKARLVCNSRCHSSLPCINKNCC; encoded by the coding sequence ATGGATCTAGAGGAGACTTTCAGGCATTCACTGTACACGAGTTATGGAGAGAATAAGTGTATCTTGCTACCTAAGGACGAATACATTAAGACTGTTGGCGAGTTGCTCATCAGAAAGAAGCCAAACCAGGAACATCCACTGTACTTCGCTACCATCGAGGAAACCTTTGACATCATCAAGCGCGCCCACATCGCTACTGGTCAAGGAGGACGAGACAAGATGATCAAGGAGATCAACAAGAAGTACGCCAACATCACCCAGGATGCTATTACCTTGTTCAAGTCCAAGTGCATCGAGTGCCAGAGAAAACGGAAACGGACAACTACTAAGGGAATTGTCGTCAAACCAATCCTGTCTAAGGACTTCAGTTCCAGAGCGCAAGTTGACCTCATCGACATGCAGTCTATGTGCCACGGTCAACACAAATGGATCATGGTGTACCAAGACCATCTTACCAAGTTCTGTATCCTGCGTCCTCTCACTTCTAAGCGTGCATCGGAAGTAGCTTATCAGTTGCTGGACATCTACCTTCTGCTGGGAGCCCCTTCAATACTACAAAGTGACAACGGGTCCGAATTCACAGCGCAAGTTATCACTGAGTTGAAGCAGATGTGGCCTGACCTCGTCATCGTTCATGGGAAGCCGAGACACCCCCAGAGTCAGGGTTCAGTGGAAAGAGCCAACTGCGACATAAAAGACATGTTGATTGCATGGATGAGTGACAATGACACACGGGACTGGACTGTTGTGCAATTTCAAAAGAACTCGAGCCATCACACTGGAATCAAGCGTTCTCCCTTTGCTGCTCTGTTTGGTGCCGATGCGAAGGTAGGATTGACATCATCCAGTCTCCCCCAAGATGTCACTGCAAGGTTGCAAACTGAAGACGACCTCCTGTCTGCAGTATCCCATCCAAACCCAGTCGAGCAATCCAGCGAGGAAGCAGAACCTGTACCAGTCTCACCCATCTCTGTACGTCAGGAGGAAATTAGCCTGCAGAGAGAGAGTGCCAGAGATGCCCAGTTCCAGCAGGCAGAGAGAATGGTCAAACGAAGTCgcattgtgttttctagtgtgcAAATCGGAAGCAATGTGACAGTGCCCATTCCTTCGGTTGACAGAGGACGTGCAGATCCTAGGAACATCATCGGAGTTGTGACAGAGTGCAGTGACAACAAGTTGTACACAATTGCTGTAAAAGGAGGAATATTGGATCGAAACTACTCTAGAAACCAATTTGATGTGTGTGCTACGACCTTGTATTCACCCGATGATGTCTGTACAGATAAGGACATTTCCCTGCGTCAAGCTGTGCAACTGGACTCAAAATGCGGTGGACAAGGTTTCACGAGATGTAACTGTGCTGGAAGTAAGAGGTGTCAGACAAATCGATGTAAATGCTTCAAAGCCAGATTAGTGTGCAATTCCCGCTGCCATTCAAGCCTGCCATGCATAAACAAGAACTGTTGTTGA